Proteins co-encoded in one Campylobacter jejuni genomic window:
- a CDS encoding ABC transporter permease produces MLKRLVFSIFIAFFSTFLCFVLLHFSKGSIAYANGVNSQSKEFVQRIEQNLGLDKPLLEQYKIWLFKALKGDLGVSFLSGESVLKLIKERIFNTFILGFSALMLLFLLSVFLALLGYYYKESFIDKIITFLAFNFFALPPFVLALLFVLIFGIFWKILPVMGSSDIGFEDDFLNRLEHLILPVLVLVLSHLALFLRIARNFINESFSQIFIQNLYARALREKDIYFLVLKYSLSPIVAYFGGSALSFMMGTYVVESVFAYEGLGSLLFKSIIFKDYPVVLALIFFSVLLAAFFTFLSDIVARILNPRLRRLDFV; encoded by the coding sequence GTGCTAAAACGCTTAGTTTTTAGTATTTTCATAGCATTTTTTAGTACTTTTTTATGTTTTGTTTTACTTCATTTTAGTAAAGGTAGTATAGCTTATGCTAATGGAGTTAATTCACAAAGTAAAGAATTTGTTCAAAGAATAGAACAAAATTTAGGGCTTGATAAGCCTTTGCTAGAGCAGTATAAAATTTGGCTTTTTAAGGCTTTAAAAGGAGATTTAGGGGTTTCTTTTTTAAGTGGAGAAAGTGTTTTAAAGCTTATAAAAGAAAGAATTTTTAATACTTTTATTTTGGGTTTTAGTGCCTTAATGCTTTTATTTTTACTCAGTGTTTTTTTGGCACTTTTGGGATATTATTATAAAGAAAGTTTTATAGATAAAATCATCACTTTTTTAGCTTTTAATTTTTTTGCTTTACCTCCTTTTGTTTTGGCTTTATTGTTTGTTTTGATTTTTGGAATTTTTTGGAAAATTTTACCTGTTATGGGAAGTAGTGATATAGGCTTTGAAGATGATTTTTTAAATCGTTTAGAGCATTTGATTTTGCCTGTTTTGGTGCTCGTTTTATCACATTTGGCGTTATTTTTAAGGATTGCTAGAAATTTTATCAATGAAAGTTTTTCTCAAATTTTTATTCAAAATTTATACGCTAGGGCTTTAAGGGAGAAAGATATTTATTTTTTAGTTCTGAAATATTCTTTAAGCCCTATTGTGGCTTATTTTGGGGGAAGTGCTTTAAGTTTTATGATGGGAACTTATGTGGTAGAAAGTGTCTTTGCTTACGAGGGGCTTGGATCTTTACTTTTTAAAAGTATTATTTTTAAAGATTATCCTGTTGTGCTTGCACTTATATTTTTTAGCGTTTTGCTTGCAGCATTTTTTACATTTTTAAGTGATATTGTAGCTAGGATTTTAAATCCTAGATTAAGAAGGCTTGATTTTGTTTAA
- a CDS encoding ABC transporter substrate-binding protein has protein sequence MLRWFVLLFLLFFNLEAKIPKDTLIIAVENEIARINPAYSEDHDAVINLVFSGLTSFDENMSLKPDLAKSWDVSKDGLVYDIFLRDDVLWHDGVKFSADDVKFSIEAFKNPKNNSSVYVNFEDIKSVEILNPSHVKITLFKPYPAFLDALSIGILPKHLLENENLNTSSFNQNPIGTGPYKFVKWKKGEYVEFKANEHFYLDKVKTPRLIIKHIFDPSIASAELKNGKIDAALIDVSLLNIFKNDENFGILREKSADYRALMFNFDNEFLKDLKVRQALNYAVDKESIVKNLLHDYAFVANHPLERSWANSKNFKIYKYDPKKAEDLLVGAGFKKNKDGNFEKDGKILEFEIWAMSNDPLRVSLAGILQSEFRKIGVVSKVVAKPAGSFDYSKVDSFLIGWGSPLDPDFHTFRVFESSQDSALNDEGWNFGHYHDKKVDIALQKARNTSNLEERKKYYKDFIDALYENPPFIFLAYLDFALVYNKDLKGIKTRTLGHHGVGFTWNVYEWSK, from the coding sequence GTGCTTAGATGGTTTGTTTTACTATTTTTATTGTTTTTCAATCTTGAGGCTAAAATTCCAAAAGATACACTTATTATAGCAGTTGAAAATGAAATCGCAAGGATAAATCCTGCTTATAGTGAGGATCATGATGCAGTGATTAATCTTGTATTTTCAGGGCTTACGAGTTTTGATGAAAATATGAGTTTAAAACCTGATTTGGCTAAGTCTTGGGATGTTAGTAAAGACGGGCTTGTTTATGATATTTTTTTAAGAGATGATGTTTTATGGCATGATGGAGTCAAATTTAGTGCTGATGATGTGAAATTTAGTATAGAAGCCTTTAAAAATCCTAAAAACAATTCTTCTGTTTATGTCAATTTTGAAGACATTAAAAGTGTGGAAATTTTAAATCCTTCTCATGTAAAAATCACACTCTTTAAACCTTATCCTGCATTTTTAGATGCTTTAAGCATAGGAATACTTCCTAAGCATTTACTTGAAAATGAGAATTTAAACACAAGTTCTTTTAATCAAAATCCTATAGGTACAGGTCCTTATAAATTTGTAAAATGGAAAAAAGGTGAATATGTTGAATTTAAAGCCAATGAACATTTTTATCTTGATAAGGTAAAAACTCCAAGACTTATTATAAAACACATTTTTGATCCTTCTATAGCTAGTGCTGAGCTTAAAAATGGCAAGATAGACGCAGCTTTAATCGATGTTTCTTTGCTAAATATTTTTAAAAATGATGAAAATTTTGGAATTTTACGTGAAAAATCGGCTGATTATCGGGCTTTAATGTTTAATTTTGATAATGAATTTTTAAAAGATTTGAAAGTAAGACAAGCTTTAAATTACGCAGTTGATAAAGAAAGTATAGTAAAAAATCTTTTACATGATTATGCTTTTGTAGCCAATCACCCTTTAGAGCGTTCTTGGGCAAATTCTAAGAATTTTAAAATTTACAAATATGATCCTAAAAAAGCCGAGGATTTGCTTGTAGGTGCAGGTTTTAAGAAAAATAAAGATGGAAATTTTGAAAAAGATGGGAAAATTTTAGAATTTGAAATTTGGGCGATGAGTAATGATCCTTTAAGGGTAAGTTTAGCTGGAATTTTGCAAAGCGAATTTAGAAAAATAGGAGTTGTAAGCAAGGTGGTGGCTAAACCTGCTGGAAGTTTTGATTATTCTAAAGTAGATAGTTTTTTAATAGGCTGGGGAAGTCCTTTAGATCCTGATTTTCACACTTTTAGGGTATTTGAAAGTTCGCAAGATAGTGCTTTAAATGATGAGGGTTGGAATTTTGGACATTATCATGATAAAAAAGTGGATATAGCCTTACAAAAAGCAAGAAATACTTCAAATTTAGAAGAGAGAAAAAAATATTATAAAGATTTTATAGATGCTTTGTATGAAAATCCTCCTTTTATTTTCTTAGCCTATCTTGATTTTGCTTTAGTTTATAATAAAGATTTAAAAGGTATCAAAACAAGGACTTTAGGTCATCACGGAGTGGGTTTTACTTGGAATGTTTATGAGTGGAGTAAATAG